The following coding sequences lie in one Pelecanus crispus isolate bPelCri1 chromosome 9, bPelCri1.pri, whole genome shotgun sequence genomic window:
- the SKIL gene encoding ski-like protein, which yields MESPHINFPLGLVSDQKRSGIQEDGSPPLKKAMTEMHVNSKVRVVINKLPTIKKENLDEYDETPVEADGETAKPNSASLSEPLNLNPGLKHTLAQFHLSSQSSLGGPAAFSARYSQESMSPTVFLPLPSPQILSGPLLIPPDSSTELTQTILEGESISCFKVGGEKRLCLPQVLNSVLRDFSLQQINTVCDELYIYCSRCTSDQLHILKVLGILPFNAPSCGLITLTDAQRLCNALLRPRTFPQNGGFLPGKNTLAQLKETGSAFEVEHECLGKCQGLFAPQFYLAPDDPCIQCLECYGMFSPQTFVMHSHRSPDKRTCHWGFESAKWHCYLHINQKYLGTSEERELKHLLEEMKEKFSEKNQKRTRSKADSQQSLELSQWYPVIKQEAEADPQPPSFFHPSYYLYMCDKVVAPNVSLASQYKDVAKTTVKVSEVNKSSAGQSEKKLSSGKHKKAASYPELSLEEQEKIDLKTGVEQHKRLDPPVSARSARGGKFERVSSKITRDSSRVEVGNDVRTLSPTLMKDISCEDDKGRIMEEVMKTYIKQQEKLNTILRRKQQLQMEVEMLSNSKAMKELTEEQQNLQKELECLQTEHAQRMEEFYFEQRDLEKKLDQVMKQKCSCDSNLEKDKEAEYAAQLAELRQRLDHAEADRQELQDELRQEREAREKLEMMIKELKLQILKSSKNGKGK from the exons ATGGAAAGCCCGCACATAAACTTCCCTCTAGGTCTAGTTTCAGACCAAAAAAGGAGTGGGATCCAAGAGGATGGGAGTCCTCCGTTAAAAAAGGCAATGACAGAAATGCATGTAAATAGCAAAGTACGAGttgtaataaataaattgccaacaataaagaaggaaaacttgGACGAATATGACGAAACTCCTGTGGAGGCTGATGGGGAAACCGCCAAGCCAAACAGTGCTTCACTATCTGAACCTTTGAATTTAAATCCAGGTTTGAAACACACGTTGGCACAGTTCCACTTGAGCAGCCAGAGTTCGCTGGGTGGACCGGCAGCTTTTTCAGCTCGTTATTCCCAGGAAAGTATGTCACCCACTGTCTTCTTGCCTCTTCCGTCGCCGCAAATTCTTTCTGGTCCGCTGCTCATTCCTCCGGACAGCTCCACAGAACTCACCCAGACTATACTGGAGGGGGAATCTATCTCTTGTTTTAAAGtcggaggggaaaaaagactttGCTTGCCTCAAGTGCTGAATTCCGTTCTCCGAGACTTTTCATTGCAACAGATCAATACGGTGTGTGATGAACTGTATATATACTGCTCCAGGTGCACTTCCGACCAGCTTCATATTCTGAAGGTTTTGGGAATTCTTCCATTTAATGCTCCGTCCTGTGGGCTAATTACGCTGACTGATGCTCAGAGACTATGCAATGCTTTACTACGTCCTCGCACTTTTCCGCAAAATGGCGGGTTTCTCCCTGGTAAGAACACCTTGGCCCAACTGAAGGAGACTGGCAGTGCCTTTGAAGTAGAGCATGAATGCCTGGGCAAGTGCCAGGGGTTGTTTGCACCTCAGTTCTACCTTGCGCCGGATGACCCGTGTATCCAGTGTTTGGAGTGCTACGGGATGTTCTCCCCCCAGACCTTTGTGATGCATTCACACAGATCCCCAGACAAGAGGACCTGCCACTGGGGATTTGAATCGGCCAAGTGGCACTGCTACCTGCATATTAACCAAAAATACTTAGGAACGTCGGAGGAGCGGGAACTGAAGCATCTCTTGGAGGAAATGAAGGAGAAATTTAGcgagaaaaatcagaaaagaactCGGTCCAAA gcAGATTCACAGCAGAGCCTGGAATTATCGCAGTGGTATCCAGTTATAAAGCAAGAAGCAGAAGCTGATCCTCAACCACCCTCCTTTTTCCATCCCAG TTACTACCTTTACATGTGTGATAAAGTGGTTGCCCCAAATGTATCTCTTGCATCACAATATAAGGATGTTGCAAAAACAACAGTCAAAGTTTCAGAAGTAAATAAATCCTCAGCTGGACAGTCAGAGAAGAAGCTCAGTAGTGGAAAGCACAAAAAAGCTGCCTCCTATCCAGAGCTTTCTCttgaagaacaggaaaaaattgaCTTGAAAACTGGTGTGGAGCAGCATAAACGTTTAG ATCCACCTGTATCAGCTCGTTCCGCAAGAGGTGGAAAATTTGAACGTGTTTCTTCCAAAATCACTAGAGACTCTAGCCGTGTTGAAGTAGGTAATGATGTGCGAACCTTGTCCCCCACACTCATGAAGGACATCAGTTGTGAAGATGACAAGGGAAGGATCATGGAAGAAGTAATGAAAACCTATatcaaacagcaagaaaaactaAATACTATTTTGCGGAGGAAACAGCAGCTTCAAATG GAAGTGGAAATGTTAAGCAACTCTAAAGCTATGAAGGAGCtaactgaagagcagcagaattTACAAAAAGAACTTGAATGTTTGCAAACAGAGCATGCTCAAAGAAtggaagaattttattttgagcAGAGAGACTTGGAGAAGAAACTGGACCAAGTGATGAAGCAAAAGTGTAGCTGTGACTCCAATTTAGAAAAGGACAAAGAAGCTGAATATGCAGCACAG